The DNA sequence TCGTCGGGCAGCTGAACGGCCACTCGTCCCGGTCAGTCGTCTCCTGCCCGCATCCGCCGCATGGCCTCCTCGGCGGCGCGCTCGAGCTGCTGCGGCGTCATCTCGTCGACGCAGGCGGCCACGGCCCAGCGGTGGCCGAACGGGTCGAGCAGCTCGCCGTGGCGGTCCCCCCAGAACGTGTCCTGCACCGGCATCGTCACCTTCGCGCCGGCGGCGACCGCCCGCGCGAACGTCTCGTCGGCGTCCTCCACGTACAGGTGCAGGGT is a window from the bacterium genome containing:
- a CDS encoding VOC family protein: TLHLYVEDADETFARAVAAGAKVTMPVQDTFWGDRHGELLDPFGHRWAVAACVDEMTPQQLERAAEEAMRRMRAGDD